In a genomic window of Diabrotica undecimpunctata isolate CICGRU chromosome 2, icDiaUnde3, whole genome shotgun sequence:
- the LOC140434105 gene encoding uncharacterized protein, with translation MDFCAVLLVVTLCKVSMSTTPKLHIPEPVQTTTQLPTYLAQMGKGLTSIPKGAPSVRSVNYGYNNIFNLSANIFSYNGFAVLDRIQLSHNQITIIHQRAFRHLNYLKVVDLSGNNLTILDVNTFKTNVNLEKLDLTTNKIRFRNRPFLKSASLTTLILSDNRIEQIFELNFTKLPKLRNLVLNSNVMFVIADHSFQPLTNLVYLSLANSGVYRLSEEMFKNGSYPKIIDVTDTPLASKFNPPLRKVKNEGVVSLINIDKYSYF, from the coding sequence GTCAACTACGCCGAAACTACATATTCCAGAACCAGTGCAAACCACCACACAGCTTCCAACATACTTAGCACAAATGGGCAAAGGACTGACCTCAATACCAAAAGGAGCACCATCAGTCAGATCAGTAAATTACGGTTACAACAACATCTTCAACTTATCTGCTAATATCTTCTCATACAATGGATTCGCCGTACTAGATAGAATACAGCTGAGTCATAACCAGATCACAATAATACACCAAAGAGCCTTCCGGCATCTTAATTATCTGAAGGTTGTTGATTTGTCTGGCAACAATTTGACTATACTGGATGTAAATACTTTCAAAACTAATGTTAATTTAGAAAAACTAGATTTAACGACTAATAAGATACGTTTTAGAAATAGGCCCTTTTTGAAGTCGGCTTCTTTAACAACTTTAATTTTAAGCGATAATAGAATAGAGCAAATATTCGAGCTCAATTTTACTAAACTACCAAAACTAAGAAACCTAGTCCTTAATTCTAATGTCATGTTTGTAATAGCTGACCACAGCTTCCAACCCTTAACGAATCTAGTCTACCTCTCTCTAGCTAACTCCGGAGTTTATAGACTAAGCGAAGAAATGTTTAAAAACGGGAGTTACCCGAAAATTATAGACGTCACTGACACCCCTCTGGCTAGTAAATTTAACCCGCCCTTGAGGAAAGTTAAGAACGAAGGTGTGGTCAGTCTCATTAACATAGATAAATACTCATATTTTTAA